In a single window of the Debaryomyces hansenii CBS767 chromosome A complete sequence genome:
- a CDS encoding DEHA2A11374p (similar to uniprot|P32604 Saccharomyces cerevisiae YJL155C FBP26 Fructose-2 6-bisphosphatase) → MPVYSISHVENVRVCVVMVGLPARGKSLIAQKIVRYLSWLSIKSKCFNVGTYRRKLVPCESTTAEFFDPHNEKGLKYREEALNSAMKDMMNWFTEDNGVVGILDATNSTRARRDKILKLCRENYIEPMFLESWCDDKDLVLQNIADVKTTSTDYVNKDEDYATKDFLQRIKYYEDIYETMDRDTDSDLTFIKLVNVNSQVILNKIESYLESRIVYYVMNLHIKPRCIWLSRHGESEFNLTGQIGGDANLSERGRRYAKKLPELVLKSFGEENKHTNLTVWTSTLQRTQQTASFLPYKKKLQWKALDELDAGECDGMTYEEIEQKFPEDFKARDDNKYEYRYRGGESYRDIVIRLEPIIMELERQENILIITHQAVLRCLYAYFMNVPQEESPWMSIPLHTLIKIEPGAYQTLVSRIKADIPAVSTYKEKGTSQLGELATGSTIKSRDLIKDSECVRNSMQQ, encoded by the coding sequence ATGCCagtatattcaatttcacaTGTTGAAAATGTTAGAGTCTGTGTGGTTATGGTTGGATTGCCAGCCCGGGgaaaatcattaattgcTCAGAAGATCGTGAGATATCTTTCGTGGCTCTCCATCAAATCTAAATGCTTCAATGTTGGAACATACAGGCGGAAGCTCGTGCCATGCGAAAGTACAACGGCAGAATTCTTTGATCCACACAATGAGAAGGGGTTGAAATACAGAGAGGAGGCGTTAAATTCGGCGATGAAGGACATGATGAATTGGTTTACCGAGGACAACGGGGTTGTTGGTATTTTGGACGCAACTAACTCAACAAGGGCTAGAAGGGAcaagattttgaaactATGCCGTGAAAACTACATAGAACCAATGTTTTTGGAGAGTTGGTGTGATGATAAGGATTTGGTCTTGCAGAATATTGCTGATGTCAAGACCACATCAACCGATTATGTGAATAAGGATGAAGACTATGCAACTAAGGATTTTTTGCAGagaatcaaatattatgaGGATATATATGAAACAATGGACAGGGATACAGACAGTGATCTCACCTTTATCAAATTAGTGAACGTCAATTCGCAAGTGATTCTCAATAAGATTGAGAGTTATTTGGAAAGTCGCATTGTCTATTACGTTATGAACTTGCATATTAAACCCAGGTGTATTTGGCTTTCAAGACACGGTGAATctgaatttaatttaacTGGGCAAATCGGTGGTGATGCAAATCTTTCTGAGAGAGGAAGGCGTTATGCTAAGAAGTTACCCGAGTTAGTTCTCAAGTCTTTTGGGGAAGAGAACAAGCATACTAATCTTACAGTTTGGACTTCAACTTTACAAAGAACACAACAAACAGCATCATTTTTGCCatacaagaaaaaattacaaTGGAAGGCTTTGGATGAATTAGATGCTGGTGAGTGTGATGGCATGACTTATGAAGAAATCGAACAAAAGTTTCCGGAGGATTTTAAGGCGAGAGATGACAATAAGTACGAATATCGTTACAGAGGTGGTGAATCGTACCGTGATATCGTAATCAGGTTGGAACCAATTATTATGGAATTAGAAAGACAAGAAAacattttgattattaCTCACCAGGCAGTCTTGAGATGCTTATATGCGTACTTCATGAATGTCCCACAAGAAGAATCTCCATGGATGTCGATTCCTTTGCATACGTTAATTAAGATAGAACCAGGAGCATACCAAACATTAGTCAGTAGAATTAAAGCGGATATTCCAGCAGTAAGTACCTACAAAGAGAAAGGAACATCGCAGTTGGGCGAGCTTGCGACCGGTTCTACCATTAAAAGCAGAGATCTCATCAAAGACAGTGAATGCGTTCGAAACAGTATGCAACAATAA